GATGGCGGCCTGCGTCTGAAATGGCCGAACGATATTTATTACGGCTCCCAGAAGCTGGGTGGCATCCTGATTGAAAACACCATAAGCGGCGCCAAGATTCAATATAGTGTCGTCGGAATAGGTATAAATGTGAATCAACGGGAATTCGGCATGCCCACGGCTACATCAGTGGCCTGGCTGACGGGCCGGGCCTACCCGCTCAAAACGCTTATTAGCCGCCTGCTCGAATGCCTGGAGCGACGCTACCTGATGCTGCGTGCTGGCCGCGTGGCGGCCTTACGCTTCGACTACCTGCAGGCCCTGTACCGCTACCAGGAAAAGCACGATTACGAAATAGACGGCCAAACCGTGCGGGGCCAGATTGTGGGGGTAGATGAAACCGGCCGGCTGGTAGTAGAAATCAACCAGGAGC
Above is a genomic segment from Hymenobacter cellulosivorans containing:
- a CDS encoding biotin--[acetyl-CoA-carboxylase] ligase; amino-acid sequence: MPECASTNTEAQALIVKNSATDGCTVITDKQTAGRGQRGNRWEASPGENLTLSVIWQPTFLAPTDQFQLSQAVTLGVLDWAKGLLGPDGGLRLKWPNDIYYGSQKLGGILIENTISGAKIQYSVVGIGINVNQREFGMPTATSVAWLTGRAYPLKTLISRLLECLERRYLMLRAGRVAALRFDYLQALYRYQEKHDYEIDGQTVRGQIVGVDETGRLVVEINQELRSFALQEIKYIH